In Opitutus sp., one genomic interval encodes:
- a CDS encoding PIG-L family deacetylase — MNFSHPKADVYVPGGALPPAAALAKVTHLCIGAHQDDIEIMAHAGICDCLDTPGKAFGGVVVTNGAGSSRTGPFAAYTDEQMQDIRRLEQRKAADLGSYAIQIQLAHPSAEVKRPGQPGVAADLLAIFAGCQPEVVYLHQPADKHDTHIGVLARCLEAIRALPVERRPRRVLGCEVWRDLDWMIDTDKVALDSGRRLELAADLLKVFDSQISGGKRYDLATIGRRAANATYHTSHASDKTEGITWAMDLTPLVTAPTLDLAGYTQGYIDRLRADVTGRIQRLGG, encoded by the coding sequence ATGAACTTTTCCCATCCCAAAGCCGACGTCTATGTCCCCGGTGGCGCGCTGCCGCCCGCCGCCGCGCTCGCCAAGGTCACCCACCTGTGCATCGGCGCGCACCAGGACGACATCGAGATCATGGCCCACGCGGGCATCTGTGACTGCCTCGACACCCCAGGCAAGGCCTTCGGCGGGGTGGTCGTGACCAACGGCGCCGGCTCCTCCCGCACCGGTCCCTTTGCCGCCTACACCGACGAGCAGATGCAGGACATCCGCCGCCTCGAACAGCGCAAGGCCGCCGATCTCGGGAGCTACGCGATCCAGATTCAACTCGCCCACCCCAGCGCCGAGGTGAAGCGCCCCGGGCAACCCGGGGTCGCCGCCGACCTGCTGGCGATTTTCGCCGGCTGTCAGCCCGAGGTGGTTTATCTGCACCAACCCGCCGACAAACACGACACCCACATCGGCGTGCTGGCGCGGTGTTTGGAGGCGATTCGGGCGCTGCCCGTGGAGCGCCGCCCGCGCCGCGTGCTCGGTTGCGAAGTCTGGCGCGACCTCGACTGGATGATCGACACCGACAAGGTCGCGCTCGATTCCGGCCGCCGGCTCGAACTGGCCGCGGATTTGTTAAAGGTGTTCGATTCCCAGATCAGCGGCGGCAAACGCTACGACCTGGCCACGATCGGCCGACGCGCGGCCAACGCCACTTATCACACCTCGCACGCCTCCGACAAAACCGAGGGCATCACCTGGGCGATGGACCTGACGCCACTGGTGACCGCGCCGACGCTCGATCTGGCCGGCTACACGCAGGGCTATATCGACCGGTTACGCGCCGATGTAACCGGTCGCATCCAGCGGCTGGGCGGGTAA
- a CDS encoding ATP-binding protein, whose amino-acid sequence MKTEPEKPDLLKDQLKYLKLGYLLRHHGELTAEAAKARCSHAEFLRRLVQAETQDRQIRALERRIQAARFPVKKTVDQFQWDWPKELNEAQVRHLFELGFVKERTNVVFCGGVGLGKTHLASALGYAACQAGYTVLFTTAVDAINALVTAQSLHRLQAELKRYMTPAVLVLDEVGYLPLDKSGADLLFQIVSQRYERGSLIVTTNKAYKHWAGIFNNDAGITAAILDRLLHRAQTVVIEGKSYRMKDRLADEPAS is encoded by the coding sequence ATGAAAACAGAACCCGAAAAACCCGATTTATTAAAAGACCAGCTCAAGTATCTGAAACTCGGTTACCTGTTGCGTCACCACGGCGAACTGACCGCCGAGGCGGCCAAGGCGCGCTGTTCGCACGCCGAATTTTTACGCCGACTGGTGCAGGCCGAGACCCAGGACCGCCAGATCCGGGCGCTGGAGCGGCGCATCCAGGCAGCGCGCTTCCCGGTCAAGAAAACCGTCGACCAGTTCCAGTGGGACTGGCCCAAGGAGTTGAACGAAGCGCAGGTGCGGCACCTCTTCGAACTGGGTTTTGTGAAGGAGCGCACCAACGTGGTGTTTTGCGGTGGTGTGGGGCTTGGGAAGACACATCTCGCGAGCGCGTTGGGCTACGCGGCCTGCCAGGCGGGTTACACGGTGCTGTTTACGACGGCGGTGGACGCGATCAACGCCCTGGTCACCGCCCAGTCCCTGCACCGGTTGCAAGCCGAGTTGAAGCGTTACATGACCCCTGCGGTGCTCGTGCTCGATGAGGTCGGCTACCTGCCGCTCGACAAGTCGGGGGCCGACCTGCTCTTCCAGATCGTCAGCCAACGCTACGAACGCGGCTCGCTGATCGTCACCACCAACAAGGCCTACAAACACTGGGCAGGGATCTTTAACAACGACGCTGGCATCACCGCGGCGATCCTGGACCGCCTACTGCACCGGGCCCAGACCGTCGTCATCGAGGGCAAATCCTACCGCATGAAAGACCGCCTGGCCGACGAACCCGCAAGCTGA
- a CDS encoding IS21 family transposase, with translation MIDYELYCRIKQAEAAGHSAPQIARSLQLHVQTVRRWQAQEKYVRSQAAQVPRPSKLDVHKPAIARWLEAHPFTAMQLWQKVRERGYTGGYSILKDYVRRVRPRNLEAFLTLKFAPGQTAQVDWGSFGAVEVDGTRRALSFFVMVLGYSRFLHVEFTLGQGQEWWLGCHRRAFEKLGGVPREVMVDNCKTAVLSHVPGTDPVYNAQYLDFARHYGFTIKACGPGHPQSKGMVENAVGYVKKSFLGGRQMNGFTELGPAASLWLETVANVRVHAETQGRPVDRLPEERAALLPLNPVASPAVRTLSVRASRRCRVSIETNRYSVPTKFAGALLTAQIEGAQVRFYADRTLVAEHARSFARRADVENPEHVRELEERKRQGARQRLRLRFLELSPAAPAYQRGLEERRLNAGHHLATIVGLVALYGTEAVGRAIESAHELGAYSSDYILNLLEQRARALPQAGPIHLTRADALAALELELRPPDLSPYTQ, from the coding sequence GTGATCGATTACGAACTGTATTGCCGGATAAAACAGGCGGAGGCGGCCGGTCACAGTGCGCCGCAAATCGCCCGCTCGCTCCAGTTGCACGTGCAGACGGTGAGGCGCTGGCAGGCGCAGGAAAAGTACGTGCGCAGCCAGGCCGCGCAGGTGCCTAGGCCAAGCAAGCTCGACGTGCACAAGCCGGCGATCGCGCGCTGGCTGGAGGCCCATCCGTTCACCGCCATGCAGCTCTGGCAAAAGGTGCGCGAGCGGGGGTACACGGGCGGGTATTCAATTTTGAAAGACTACGTGCGGCGGGTGCGGCCGAGGAACCTGGAGGCGTTTCTTACCCTCAAGTTTGCCCCCGGCCAGACCGCGCAGGTGGACTGGGGCAGTTTTGGCGCGGTGGAGGTGGACGGCACCCGGCGGGCTTTAAGTTTTTTCGTCATGGTTTTGGGGTACAGCCGGTTCCTGCATGTGGAATTTACCCTCGGGCAGGGCCAGGAGTGGTGGCTGGGCTGTCACCGGCGCGCCTTTGAAAAACTCGGCGGGGTGCCGCGCGAGGTGATGGTGGACAACTGCAAGACGGCCGTCCTCTCGCATGTGCCCGGGACCGACCCGGTGTACAACGCCCAGTACCTGGACTTTGCCCGGCACTACGGGTTTACGATAAAAGCGTGCGGGCCGGGGCATCCGCAGTCCAAGGGCATGGTGGAAAACGCGGTGGGTTACGTGAAAAAAAGCTTCCTTGGCGGGCGGCAGATGAACGGGTTTACCGAGCTGGGGCCGGCCGCCAGCTTGTGGCTGGAAACGGTGGCCAACGTGCGCGTTCACGCTGAAACCCAGGGCCGGCCGGTGGACCGGCTGCCCGAGGAGCGCGCTGCGCTCCTGCCGCTTAACCCGGTGGCCAGTCCGGCGGTGCGCACCTTAAGCGTGCGGGCGTCGCGGCGGTGCCGGGTGAGTATCGAAACGAACCGCTACTCGGTGCCCACGAAGTTTGCCGGGGCGCTACTCACCGCGCAGATCGAGGGGGCGCAGGTGAGGTTTTATGCGGACCGCACCCTGGTGGCCGAGCATGCCCGCAGTTTTGCCCGCCGCGCCGATGTGGAAAACCCCGAGCATGTGCGCGAACTCGAGGAGCGCAAACGGCAGGGGGCGCGGCAGCGCCTGCGGCTACGGTTTTTGGAACTGAGCCCGGCGGCACCCGCCTACCAACGGGGGCTGGAGGAGCGCCGGCTCAACGCGGGACACCACCTGGCGACTATCGTGGGTTTGGTGGCCCTGTATGGAACGGAGGCAGTCGGCCGGGCGATCGAAAGCGCCCATGAACTCGGCGCCTACTCCAGCGATTACATCCTCAACTTGCTCGAACAACGCGCGCGGGCCTTGCCGCAAGCCGGGCCGATCCACCTCACCCGCGCCGACGCGTTGGCCGCACTGGAACTCGAACTGCGTCCCCCGGATTTAAGCCCCTATACCCAATGA
- a CDS encoding ISL3 family transposase: MSISAHEHYRRLLLLPEPWEVTKVEEDILGLNVTVWLRWPDGAKVPCPVCGQLMPIYDRMKERSWRHRDVMQYRLELRCAVPRCDCEEHGVKTMHVPWAEPGSRFTSLFESFAVAVIASSRSLSQAAELLGLHWDSVQRIIDQAVERGLARRNLDGITRVGLDEKSFLRGQSYVSLMTDLTGRRVLDVVPGRDTGSGLKLWASLSKEQIDGIEAVAMDMGASFIAATHQAAPNADIVHDRFHVSKPMNEAVDHTRRDEAAELAAKGDDILKRTRFLWLHGIVPDDRKEHFEALLESNLRTAKAWAYKEQLVEFWGQPNADAGNTFFQLWYRSVMSSRLPRVKKVAKSLKAHLAGLLTYFKHRISNALTEGFNSKIQAIKADARGFRKFENYRTRILFFCGKLDLEPNFPPALTHSIP, from the coding sequence ATGAGCATAAGCGCACATGAACATTACCGGCGGTTGCTGTTGCTGCCGGAACCGTGGGAAGTAACCAAAGTGGAGGAAGACATTCTCGGACTAAACGTGACGGTCTGGTTACGATGGCCAGACGGGGCCAAGGTGCCGTGCCCAGTGTGCGGTCAGTTGATGCCTATTTACGACCGAATGAAGGAGCGGAGTTGGCGTCACCGTGATGTGATGCAATATCGACTCGAACTGCGGTGCGCGGTGCCCCGCTGCGATTGCGAGGAGCATGGTGTTAAAACGATGCACGTGCCGTGGGCCGAACCAGGCTCGCGGTTCACCTCGCTTTTTGAAAGCTTTGCCGTGGCCGTGATCGCCTCTAGCCGATCGCTAAGCCAAGCCGCCGAGTTGCTGGGACTTCATTGGGATAGTGTACAACGTATAATCGATCAGGCTGTTGAGCGAGGCTTGGCGCGGCGAAACCTCGACGGCATCACCCGAGTTGGCTTAGACGAAAAGAGTTTTTTGCGCGGTCAAAGCTACGTTTCATTGATGACCGATCTCACCGGTCGGCGGGTACTGGACGTGGTTCCAGGCCGGGATACAGGGAGTGGGTTAAAGCTTTGGGCATCATTATCAAAGGAGCAAATTGACGGGATTGAAGCCGTCGCGATGGACATGGGTGCATCCTTCATCGCCGCCACCCACCAGGCCGCGCCCAACGCTGACATCGTTCACGACCGCTTTCATGTTTCAAAGCCTATGAACGAGGCGGTCGATCATACCCGCCGGGATGAGGCCGCTGAACTCGCTGCCAAAGGCGATGACATCTTAAAACGCACTCGCTTTCTTTGGCTGCATGGCATCGTTCCTGATGACCGCAAAGAGCACTTCGAGGCGCTGCTGGAGTCCAATCTTCGTACGGCCAAGGCATGGGCTTATAAAGAGCAGCTGGTCGAGTTTTGGGGACAACCCAACGCCGATGCGGGTAATACTTTCTTCCAGCTGTGGTATCGCTCGGTTATGAGTAGCCGCCTGCCCAGAGTCAAAAAAGTAGCAAAGTCACTAAAAGCCCATCTGGCCGGATTACTGACTTACTTTAAGCACCGTATTTCGAATGCACTCACCGAGGGTTTTAATTCAAAAATCCAAGCAATTAAAGCCGATGCTCGTGGCTTCCGTAAGTTCGAAAACTATCGCACCCGTATTCTTTTCTTTTGTGGTAAACTCGACCTCGAGCCTAATTTCCCCCCAGCCCTAACCCACAGTATTCCGTGA
- a CDS encoding aminoglycoside phosphotransferase family protein produces MSPATTLSLDEMRAIAAQFALHGKLVSFDRYGSGHINDTYALCFDQAGAPVRYIFQRVNHNIFKNVPELMENISRVTAHVVAKTAGGDSRAALTLVLTRDGAPFYKTACGNFWRVYLFIEKARTYDAVEKPAQAREAARAFGLFQQALADLPGTRLHETIPNFHNTVSRFAALRKAAEADVAGRKKEVQAELDFAFAREADAGRLLALVAAGKIPERVTHNDTKLNNVMLDDATGAGICVIDLDTVMPGLSLYDFGDLVRFAGNTAAEDEIDQEKIQVSLPVVDAIVEGYIAGAGDILTPAEWDNLIFAGKLMTYEVGLRFLTDYLQGDVYFKTKRPGHNLDRARNQLRLVARIEAADKELQAIVARHRGKK; encoded by the coding sequence ATGTCCCCTGCTACCACTCTTTCTCTCGACGAAATGCGCGCCATCGCCGCCCAGTTTGCCCTTCACGGCAAGCTGGTGAGTTTCGACCGCTACGGCAGCGGTCATATCAACGACACCTACGCGCTCTGCTTTGACCAAGCCGGCGCACCCGTTCGCTATATCTTTCAGCGGGTAAATCATAATATCTTTAAAAACGTGCCCGAGTTGATGGAAAACATCAGCCGGGTGACCGCCCACGTAGTCGCCAAAACGGCCGGTGGCGACAGCCGGGCCGCACTCACCTTGGTGCTCACCCGCGACGGCGCCCCGTTTTATAAAACTGCCTGCGGTAATTTCTGGCGCGTTTATCTTTTTATCGAAAAAGCCCGCACCTACGATGCGGTAGAAAAACCCGCCCAGGCCCGTGAGGCCGCCCGCGCCTTCGGTCTGTTTCAGCAGGCCTTGGCCGACCTGCCCGGTACTCGCCTCCACGAGACGATCCCCAACTTCCACAACACCGTGTCGCGTTTCGCCGCGTTGCGTAAAGCCGCCGAGGCCGACGTCGCTGGGCGCAAAAAAGAAGTGCAGGCCGAACTCGATTTCGCTTTCGCTCGCGAGGCCGATGCCGGCCGCCTGCTCGCGCTGGTCGCCGCGGGGAAAATTCCCGAGCGCGTCACCCACAATGATACTAAATTGAATAATGTGATGCTCGATGACGCCACCGGTGCAGGCATCTGCGTGATCGACCTAGATACCGTCATGCCCGGCCTGTCGCTCTATGATTTCGGTGATTTGGTGCGTTTCGCCGGCAACACCGCCGCCGAGGACGAAATTGATCAGGAGAAAATCCAAGTTTCACTCCCCGTGGTGGATGCGATTGTGGAAGGCTATATTGCCGGTGCTGGCGATATTCTTACTCCGGCTGAGTGGGATAATCTGATTTTCGCGGGCAAGCTGATGACCTACGAGGTCGGTCTGCGTTTCTTAACCGATTACTTACAAGGCGACGTCTATTTCAAAACCAAACGCCCAGGCCATAACCTCGACCGTGCCCGCAACCAGTTGCGTCTGGTGGCCCGGATTGAAGCGGCCGACAAGGAGTTGCAGGCGATCGTCGCCCGTCATCGCGGCAAGAAATAA
- a CDS encoding NAD-dependent epimerase/dehydratase family protein produces the protein MKILITGGSGFIGSHLVEHYQNQAEVVVLDNFRTGHRKNLAGLKCELIEGSILDKALLDRVMAGVDYVFHLAALVSVPESMSLHAETVEINVQGLLNVLAAAKKHGVKKLCFASSAAVYGENPVQPKVETMTPDPRSPYGITKLDGEYYCSLYSREGWLETAALRFFNVFGPRQDPSGAYAAAVPIFIQKALAGQPITIFGDGGQTRDFIYVKDIVGALAFLAQSPGVTGVYNAGYGQSMSIAELARIILAESGSVSEIKNAPERTGDIRHSQASPAKLMAAGWKPAHGVMNGLKATLAATAVTSPQA, from the coding sequence ATGAAAATCCTCATCACCGGCGGCTCCGGTTTTATCGGCAGCCACCTCGTCGAGCATTACCAAAACCAGGCCGAGGTCGTGGTGTTGGACAACTTCCGCACCGGCCATCGCAAAAACCTCGCCGGCCTGAAGTGCGAGCTGATCGAGGGTTCTATTCTCGATAAGGCCTTGCTCGACCGCGTGATGGCGGGGGTTGACTACGTTTTCCACCTGGCCGCGCTGGTCAGCGTGCCCGAGTCGATGTCGCTGCACGCCGAGACGGTGGAGATCAACGTCCAGGGCCTGCTCAACGTGCTCGCTGCCGCCAAAAAGCACGGGGTGAAAAAACTCTGTTTCGCCAGTTCGGCCGCCGTTTATGGGGAAAACCCGGTGCAGCCCAAGGTCGAGACGATGACGCCCGACCCGCGCAGCCCGTATGGGATCACCAAACTCGACGGTGAATATTATTGTTCCCTGTATAGTCGCGAGGGCTGGCTCGAAACCGCCGCTCTGCGTTTCTTTAATGTTTTTGGCCCGCGCCAAGATCCGTCCGGCGCCTACGCCGCCGCCGTGCCGATTTTTATACAGAAGGCCCTCGCCGGTCAGCCGATCACCATCTTTGGCGATGGCGGCCAGACTCGGGATTTTATTTATGTGAAAGACATCGTCGGCGCGCTCGCCTTTTTGGCGCAGAGTCCCGGAGTCACCGGAGTATATAACGCCGGTTATGGTCAATCGATGAGCATTGCCGAACTCGCCCGGATCATCCTCGCGGAGTCCGGTTCGGTTTCGGAGATCAAAAACGCGCCGGAACGCACCGGCGACATCCGCCACTCTCAAGCCAGTCCGGCCAAACTGATGGCCGCCGGTTGGAAGCCCGCCCACGGAGTGATGAACGGCCTCAAGGCCACCCTGGCTGCCACTGCGGTGACCTCGCCGCAGGCCTAA
- a CDS encoding NTP transferase domain-containing protein, with amino-acid sequence MSTTLLILAAGMGSRYGGLKQLDSVGPSGETLLDYSIFDAIRAGFTRVVFVIRRDFDAEFRAKIGSRYENRIDVDYVYQGLDTLPAGCSVSATRTKPLGTGHAIWCARDAVKTPFAAINADDFYGADAYRSLAHFFAQSAPSAGRQNFAMVGYRLDRTLSDHGTVARGVCATDSTGHLQSIIECVGIEKAPAGARYKDAAGEWVNFSGAETVSMNFFGFTPAIFSMLEAGLIEFLNTRAAVDDKAEYYIPSAVAGMMAANTAQVKVLTSSGSWFGVTYRDDKPLVTAEIAKLVAAGEYPASLSAQ; translated from the coding sequence ATGTCCACCACCTTGCTCATTTTGGCAGCCGGTATGGGAAGCCGCTACGGCGGCCTCAAGCAGCTCGACTCCGTCGGGCCCTCCGGGGAAACCCTCCTTGACTACTCGATTTTCGACGCGATTCGCGCCGGTTTCACCCGAGTGGTCTTTGTCATCCGGCGCGATTTCGACGCCGAGTTCCGCGCCAAGATCGGCAGCCGCTACGAAAACCGCATCGACGTCGATTACGTCTATCAGGGCCTGGACACGCTGCCCGCCGGTTGCAGCGTTTCGGCCACCCGCACCAAGCCGCTCGGCACCGGCCACGCCATCTGGTGCGCCCGCGATGCCGTCAAAACCCCCTTCGCCGCGATCAACGCCGACGACTTTTACGGGGCCGACGCCTACCGCTCGCTCGCCCACTTCTTCGCCCAGTCCGCCCCGTCCGCTGGCCGGCAGAATTTCGCGATGGTCGGATACCGCCTCGACCGCACGCTCTCCGATCACGGCACCGTCGCTCGCGGGGTCTGCGCCACCGACAGCACCGGCCACTTGCAGTCGATTATCGAATGCGTCGGGATTGAAAAAGCCCCTGCCGGCGCCCGCTATAAAGATGCGGCCGGCGAATGGGTGAACTTCTCCGGTGCGGAAACCGTCTCGATGAACTTTTTTGGTTTTACCCCGGCGATTTTCTCCATGCTGGAGGCCGGCCTGATCGAGTTTTTAAACACCCGCGCCGCCGTCGACGACAAGGCCGAGTATTATATCCCCTCGGCTGTCGCCGGGATGATGGCGGCCAACACCGCCCAGGTTAAAGTGCTCACCAGCAGCGGCTCCTGGTTCGGCGTCACCTACCGCGATGACAAGCCCCTCGTCACCGCTGAGATCGCCAAGCTCGTCGCCGCCGGCGAATACCCCGCGTCCCTGTCCGCGCAATAA
- a CDS encoding GntR family transcriptional regulator, with the protein MPKKPTLRAREAELTLLRMLENKSLEVSAPLPAVRQLGDELGLSFATVSRLLQRLVREGKAWQHPNGRFYPVHAGSQAAAGLPIVVLGRQIQRWSRLYQEIIEGVSESCAQLGCPLMFLSSEKLVEHATPAHPPAFAPGAVQAEELQRLADAVPRLCAGILLDHLWAETLIATTRFPAVPRLLLARGSQLGELDSLAPDFAAGARVLLGQLRAEGCERVFLGVPFAGDPAVDAAGAALGAEAKAEGWPAVESLDCSTPEARAASVGKLRGLTGRFGLVCAEDNVTVMLAEELARGGRGAKGKITLAGMQGTGEIRGQVLRLRYNYRQMGREAVAAVVARRQGSRLIGPNV; encoded by the coding sequence ATGCCGAAAAAACCCACCCTGCGGGCCCGCGAGGCCGAACTGACGCTGCTGCGGATGTTGGAAAACAAAAGCCTGGAAGTGTCCGCTCCGCTGCCGGCGGTACGCCAACTGGGGGACGAGCTGGGGTTGTCGTTTGCCACCGTGTCGCGGCTGCTCCAGCGCCTGGTGCGGGAGGGCAAGGCCTGGCAGCACCCGAATGGGCGGTTTTACCCGGTGCACGCCGGCTCGCAGGCGGCGGCGGGGCTGCCGATCGTGGTGCTCGGGCGCCAAATCCAGCGCTGGAGCCGGCTCTACCAGGAGATCATCGAGGGGGTGTCGGAGAGCTGCGCCCAACTGGGCTGCCCGCTGATGTTTTTGTCCTCGGAAAAACTGGTGGAGCACGCCACGCCGGCTCACCCGCCGGCGTTTGCCCCGGGAGCGGTGCAAGCGGAGGAGTTGCAACGCCTGGCCGACGCGGTGCCGCGGCTGTGTGCGGGGATTTTATTGGACCACCTTTGGGCGGAGACCTTGATCGCGACGACGCGCTTTCCGGCGGTGCCGCGCCTGCTGTTGGCGCGGGGTTCGCAATTGGGCGAACTCGATTCGCTTGCGCCGGATTTCGCGGCGGGGGCGCGGGTGCTGTTGGGGCAACTGCGCGCCGAGGGCTGCGAGCGGGTGTTTTTGGGGGTGCCGTTTGCGGGCGACCCGGCGGTGGATGCGGCCGGCGCAGCCTTGGGCGCGGAGGCCAAGGCTGAGGGTTGGCCCGCGGTGGAGTCGCTCGACTGCTCCACCCCGGAGGCCCGAGCGGCGTCGGTGGGCAAGTTGCGCGGGTTAACCGGCCGGTTTGGCCTGGTTTGCGCCGAGGACAACGTGACGGTGATGTTGGCCGAGGAATTGGCCCGGGGCGGGCGCGGGGCCAAGGGGAAGATCACATTGGCAGGCATGCAGGGCACCGGGGAAATCCGGGGGCAGGTGCTGCGGCTGCGTTATAATTATCGGCAGATGGGCCGGGAGGCGGTGGCTGCGGTGGTGGCTCGCCGCCAGGGCAGTCGGCTGATCGGCCCGAACGTCTAG
- a CDS encoding tetratricopeptide repeat protein, protein MRPTPLQHALQQAIAHHQAGRFAAAYPIYQQIQRQGPAMFDGWHLGGLAAMQLGRLDEAVSQLTRALTLMPKSAVCLMRLGVVRRMRGELVQAEQVLRRATEVDPKLPEAWEHLAVVHDQAGRLPQALEAARAAVRLKPDEQGAFSRVAQLVGRIQGLMTALPLYQEATVRWPKVADTWKDLGTVQACLHEAEAALVSLERALAIEPTFTAARLGRALALQESFSIPEAVAEYEAVLRAEPAHPEAGSARLLCLNYLDTVSAEALREAHFAYGRAQIAGLATRPAPRGQVSAGGRPLRVAVLSGDFRRHAVASFFEPLLAHPRPAGIEVWLYHDHTVVDEVSGRLQGLATQWRHIGGLANGAVEAMLRADSPDVLIDLAGHTGLNRLPLYAKRVAPVQISYLGYPNTTGLAAMDYRLTDAFADPVGLTESLHTEQLVRYSPCAWAYQPPVDAPVPAPPPCAGGAPVTLGSFNNPAKLSGQTLRLWARILQAVPGSRLLLKGHGFDGAAMRDRMAARFSSVGVDAARVEMIDRTRSSQAHLELYARVDVALDPVPYHGTTTTCEALWMGRPVVTLAGEEHRSRVGVSLLAACGHPEWVAVSEDEYVRIAVGLVADPVGLANIGRDLRGRMAAGAMLDHAGQAVRFWSAVTGCAHGTIASDA, encoded by the coding sequence ATGCGTCCGACTCCCCTTCAGCATGCCCTGCAACAAGCGATCGCCCATCACCAAGCCGGCCGTTTTGCCGCAGCTTATCCGATCTATCAACAGATCCAGCGGCAGGGGCCGGCGATGTTCGACGGCTGGCATTTGGGTGGCTTGGCCGCGATGCAACTGGGGCGCCTCGATGAGGCCGTCAGCCAGCTGACTCGGGCCCTGACACTGATGCCGAAATCGGCGGTGTGCCTGATGCGACTTGGAGTGGTCCGGCGGATGCGCGGCGAATTGGTTCAGGCCGAGCAGGTGCTGCGGCGTGCAACCGAGGTGGATCCAAAACTGCCGGAGGCTTGGGAGCACCTAGCGGTGGTGCACGACCAAGCCGGGCGTTTGCCCCAGGCGCTGGAGGCGGCCCGTGCCGCAGTACGGCTTAAACCCGACGAGCAGGGGGCGTTCAGCCGTGTGGCGCAGCTGGTCGGTCGTATTCAGGGATTGATGACTGCGCTGCCGCTTTATCAGGAGGCTACCGTGCGCTGGCCGAAGGTGGCCGATACCTGGAAGGACTTGGGCACCGTGCAGGCCTGTTTGCATGAGGCCGAGGCCGCCTTGGTGTCGCTGGAGCGCGCCCTGGCCATCGAGCCGACGTTTACCGCCGCCCGGCTGGGGCGGGCGCTGGCGCTGCAGGAATCGTTTAGCATTCCCGAGGCGGTCGCCGAATACGAGGCGGTGCTGCGCGCCGAGCCCGCCCATCCCGAGGCGGGCAGCGCGCGCCTGCTGTGTTTAAATTATTTGGATACAGTTAGCGCCGAGGCTTTGCGCGAGGCTCATTTCGCCTACGGGCGGGCGCAAATAGCCGGGCTGGCCACGCGACCGGCACCTCGAGGACAAGTTTCGGCCGGCGGGCGCCCCCTGCGCGTGGCGGTGCTATCGGGTGATTTTCGCCGGCATGCCGTGGCGTCGTTTTTCGAACCTCTTCTGGCGCATCCGCGTCCCGCCGGTATCGAGGTGTGGCTGTACCATGATCACACGGTGGTCGATGAGGTCAGTGGGCGTCTGCAGGGCTTGGCGACCCAGTGGCGGCATATCGGCGGGCTGGCGAACGGGGCCGTGGAGGCGATGCTGCGCGCCGACTCTCCCGATGTGTTGATCGATCTGGCCGGGCATACGGGGTTGAACCGCCTGCCCCTGTACGCAAAGCGGGTGGCGCCCGTGCAAATTTCCTACCTCGGTTATCCCAACACCACGGGTCTGGCGGCGATGGATTACCGTCTGACCGACGCCTTTGCCGACCCCGTTGGACTTACCGAGTCTTTGCATACGGAGCAGCTGGTGCGTTATTCGCCCTGCGCCTGGGCTTACCAACCGCCGGTTGACGCGCCGGTGCCTGCGCCGCCCCCCTGCGCGGGAGGGGCGCCGGTGACGCTTGGATCATTTAACAATCCGGCGAAGCTGAGCGGGCAAACGCTGCGGTTATGGGCGCGGATTTTGCAGGCTGTGCCCGGCTCGCGCTTGTTGCTCAAGGGCCATGGGTTCGATGGCGCAGCAATGCGGGATCGTATGGCTGCCCGTTTTTCCTCGGTGGGAGTGGATGCCGCCCGGGTGGAGATGATCGACCGTACGCGCTCGTCGCAGGCGCATCTGGAGCTGTACGCCCGGGTAGATGTGGCGCTCGACCCGGTGCCCTATCACGGCACCACGACGACCTGCGAGGCCCTGTGGATGGGGCGTCCGGTCGTCACGCTGGCAGGTGAAGAGCACCGCAGTCGGGTCGGGGTTTCTCTGCTGGCCGCCTGCGGGCACCCCGAGTGGGTGGCTGTATCCGAAGATGAGTACGTGCGTATCGCTGTGGGTTTGGTGGCGGACCCTGTCGGGCTGGCCAACATAGGCAGGGACCTGCGCGGGCGCATGGCGGCCGGGGCAATGCTGGACCATGCCGGGCAGGCGGTACGGTTTTGGTCGGCTGTGACCGGTTGCGCCCACGGCACTATTGCGAGTGACGCCTGA